Proteins from a single region of Paenibacillus sp. BIHB 4019:
- a CDS encoding sigma factor G inhibitor Gin, whose translation MLENHQLHCIICGEHKAEGEGIRIVTEFICQSCEIEMVQTDVKDAKYPFFIHQMKQIFVEKNA comes from the coding sequence ATGCTTGAAAATCATCAGCTTCATTGTATTATATGCGGCGAACATAAAGCCGAAGGTGAAGGAATTCGCATCGTTACTGAATTTATATGCCAATCATGCGAAATAGAAATGGTGCAGACCGACGTTAAAGATGCTAAATATCCATTCTTTATCCATCAGATGAAGCAAATCTTCGTTGAAAAAAACGCTTGA
- a CDS encoding HD-GYP domain-containing protein: MPTVTLSQVKLGDKISEDVLTPLGRVLLQKGKVIAGRELEILRAFTVSNVTVDGPPAAKASEDAKAGTASKQVDDKPIAASSLHDEYDKMLVLLRQVFNDHAAPQGIPIMDIRNQMENLLQHIKNYQILTFVPRSFMERDYLLHNSIACALTSYLIAQWNGFPQKEWMQVALGGLLHDFGNTRIDRSILSKPTALTVEELEEMKRHTVLGYQMLKNVASLNDGAKLAALQHHERVDGTGYPLGIDAAKIHPYGKIVAIADIFHAMTLNKSYRKAVSPYLVLEQIQSDAFGKLDPTYVRVFVEKVTQFHNGTMVRLSDERVGEIVFSDHVHPTRPWVSIEGSIINLTVERHLHINEVIPS, from the coding sequence GTGCCAACGGTGACTTTATCACAAGTGAAGTTAGGCGATAAGATTAGTGAAGATGTCCTTACCCCTTTAGGAAGGGTACTACTTCAGAAAGGCAAGGTTATCGCTGGCCGCGAGCTTGAAATTTTGAGGGCTTTCACCGTTTCAAACGTGACGGTCGATGGACCACCTGCTGCTAAAGCGTCTGAAGATGCGAAAGCAGGCACTGCCTCCAAACAAGTGGACGATAAGCCAATTGCTGCATCATCCCTGCATGATGAATATGACAAGATGCTGGTGCTGCTGAGACAAGTATTTAATGATCATGCAGCGCCGCAAGGCATCCCTATTATGGATATTCGCAATCAGATGGAGAATTTGCTGCAGCATATTAAGAACTATCAGATTTTGACGTTTGTGCCGCGCAGTTTTATGGAGCGTGATTATTTGCTTCATAATAGCATTGCTTGTGCGCTCACCTCTTATCTTATTGCGCAGTGGAACGGCTTTCCTCAAAAAGAATGGATGCAAGTTGCTCTCGGCGGCTTGCTTCATGATTTTGGGAATACGCGTATTGATCGCTCGATTCTTTCTAAACCGACTGCGCTAACCGTAGAAGAGCTGGAAGAGATGAAACGACATACCGTGCTGGGCTACCAAATGCTCAAAAATGTAGCATCTCTGAACGATGGTGCCAAGCTGGCTGCTCTTCAGCATCATGAGCGGGTAGACGGAACGGGATACCCTCTTGGCATTGATGCGGCTAAAATCCATCCATACGGGAAGATTGTAGCTATTGCTGATATTTTTCATGCTATGACCTTGAACAAGTCTTATCGTAAGGCGGTCTCGCCTTATCTAGTTCTAGAGCAGATCCAAAGCGATGCTTTCGGCAAGCTTGATCCGACTTATGTTCGAGTGTTTGTTGAGAAGGTTACGCAGTTCCATAATGGAACAATGGTAAGGCTTAGTGATGAACGGGTAGGAGAGATCGTGTTTTCTGATCATGTGCATCCCACCAGACCATGGGTTTCCATTGAGGGATCTATTATTAACTTAACGGTAGAGCGGCATCTGCATATCAATGAGGTTATACCATCCTAA
- the gyrA gene encoding DNA gyrase subunit A, translating to MAEEQYSQIKDRDIGTEMRDSFMDYAMSIIVSRALPDVRDGLKPVHRRILFAMSELGMSPDKPHKKSARIVGEVIGKYHPHGDSAVYESMVRMAQDFSMRYMMVDGHGNFGSVDGDMAAAMRYTEARLSKIAMELLRDLNKETVNFIPNYDGEEKEPAVLPARFPNLLVNGVTGIAVGMATNIPPHNLGEVIDGVQALIANPDITPLELIDYVKGPDFPTAGIVMGLSGIRQAYLTGRGTVTMRARATIEENGNKARIIVYELPYQVNKARLVEKIAELVREKKIDGITDLRDESDRTGMRVVIELRRDVNPSVVLNNLYKQTQMQSNFGINMLALVNGEPKTLNLREVLYHYLQHQIEVIRRRTEYDLKKAEARAHILEGYRIALDHLDEVIALIRGSQTAEIAREGLITRFDLSHEQAQAILDMRLQRLTGLERDKIEAEYTELLQKIAEFKAILADEQLVLAIISTELNEIRDRFGDERRTEITASDEEILDEDLIPREDVIISITHSGYIKRLPVTTYRSQKRGGKGVVGMDTKDNDFVEHLFVSNTHHYLLFFTNKGKVYKLKAYEIPDLSRTARGTPIINLIQIEQGETINAVIPVQDFDPDHYLFFATRQGVVKKTPLDDYINIRKVGLIAISLREDDDLIGVKLTDGQQEIVMGTAEGMSIRFSENDVRSMGRSATGVKGIQLDDSDAVIDMDIVMNDNDVLIVTSKGYGKRTPMSEYRIQNRGGKGIKTLNVTDKNGPIVSLKVVVNDEDLMIMTASGTLIRTSMEGISTMGRNTQGVKLINTRDEDTVATVTRIARSEEVSDDLEEGEATEFDAAQPSDSEENE from the coding sequence ATGGCGGAAGAACAATATTCGCAGATTAAAGACCGTGATATTGGCACGGAAATGCGCGATTCCTTTATGGACTATGCGATGAGTATTATCGTAAGTCGCGCATTGCCCGATGTAAGGGATGGACTCAAGCCTGTTCATCGCCGGATTTTATTCGCAATGTCGGAGCTTGGGATGTCACCGGACAAGCCTCACAAAAAATCCGCAAGGATTGTAGGCGAAGTTATCGGTAAGTATCATCCTCACGGTGATTCGGCTGTGTATGAGTCCATGGTGCGTATGGCACAGGATTTCTCAATGAGGTACATGATGGTAGATGGACACGGCAACTTCGGTTCGGTTGATGGTGACATGGCAGCAGCCATGCGTTACACGGAAGCTCGTCTATCGAAGATTGCAATGGAGCTGCTGCGTGACCTTAACAAGGAAACAGTGAATTTCATTCCGAACTATGACGGTGAAGAGAAGGAGCCTGCGGTATTGCCGGCGCGTTTTCCTAACTTGCTAGTCAATGGTGTAACAGGGATAGCTGTAGGTATGGCAACGAATATTCCTCCGCATAATTTGGGGGAAGTCATTGACGGTGTACAGGCGCTTATTGCTAATCCGGATATAACACCGCTTGAATTGATCGATTATGTAAAAGGTCCTGATTTCCCGACGGCAGGTATTGTTATGGGATTAAGCGGCATTCGTCAAGCTTATTTGACGGGTCGCGGAACGGTGACCATGCGTGCGCGGGCAACGATTGAAGAGAATGGCAACAAAGCGCGTATTATCGTATATGAGCTGCCTTATCAAGTAAATAAAGCCCGTCTCGTTGAGAAAATTGCCGAGCTTGTTCGGGAGAAGAAGATTGACGGCATTACGGATTTGCGTGATGAGTCTGACCGTACAGGCATGCGGGTTGTTATCGAGCTTCGCCGTGATGTGAATCCTAGCGTTGTGCTTAACAATTTATACAAACAGACGCAAATGCAGTCCAACTTCGGCATTAATATGCTGGCTCTTGTTAATGGCGAGCCAAAGACGCTGAATTTGCGCGAAGTACTCTATCATTATTTGCAGCATCAAATCGAGGTTATCCGTCGTCGTACGGAATACGATTTGAAGAAAGCCGAAGCTCGCGCTCATATTTTGGAAGGCTATCGGATTGCGCTGGACCATCTGGATGAGGTTATTGCGTTAATACGCGGTTCCCAAACAGCAGAAATTGCTCGGGAAGGCTTGATCACTCGATTCGACCTTAGCCACGAGCAGGCACAAGCCATTCTCGATATGCGTTTGCAGCGCCTGACAGGTCTGGAACGCGATAAGATCGAAGCAGAATATACAGAGCTTCTACAGAAAATTGCCGAGTTCAAAGCGATTCTCGCTGATGAGCAGCTGGTGCTTGCAATTATTAGCACAGAGCTCAACGAGATTAGAGATCGTTTTGGCGATGAGCGCCGTACGGAAATTACGGCTAGTGATGAGGAAATTCTAGATGAGGATTTGATTCCTCGTGAGGATGTAATTATTTCCATCACGCACAGCGGCTATATTAAGCGCCTGCCGGTTACGACTTATCGGAGCCAGAAGCGGGGCGGTAAAGGTGTCGTCGGCATGGATACGAAGGACAATGACTTTGTCGAGCATCTTTTTGTATCCAATACGCATCACTACTTGCTCTTCTTCACCAATAAGGGCAAGGTGTACAAGCTGAAAGCTTATGAGATTCCTGATCTCAGCCGGACAGCACGCGGTACGCCGATTATTAACTTAATTCAAATCGAGCAGGGCGAGACGATTAATGCGGTAATTCCTGTACAGGATTTTGACCCGGATCACTATCTGTTCTTCGCAACCCGTCAAGGTGTCGTGAAGAAAACGCCTCTCGATGACTATATCAACATTCGCAAAGTCGGCCTCATTGCCATCTCGCTGCGTGAAGACGATGATCTGATTGGCGTCAAGCTGACGGACGGTCAGCAGGAGATTGTTATGGGAACGGCGGAAGGCATGTCGATTCGTTTTTCTGAAAATGATGTGCGCTCTATGGGCCGTTCGGCTACAGGCGTGAAGGGTATCCAGCTTGATGACAGCGATGCTGTTATTGATATGGATATCGTCATGAATGATAATGATGTGCTGATCGTTACGTCCAAAGGCTATGGCAAACGGACGCCAATGAGCGAATATCGTATTCAAAATCGTGGCGGTAAAGGGATTAAGACGCTTAACGTTACGGATAAGAACGGCCCGATCGTCAGCTTGAAGGTCGTTGTAAATGATGAGGATCTGATGATTATGACTGCATCAGGCACATTGATTCGCACAAGCATGGAAGGCATCTCTACAATGGGCCGCAATACGCAGGGCGTTAAATTGATTAATACCCGTGATGAAGATACGGTAGCAACGGTTACTCGTATTGCCCGCAGTGAAGAAGTGAGCGATGACCTGGAAGAAGGCGAAGCAACTGAATTTGATGCTGCACAGCCTTCAGACAGCGAAGAGAACGAATAA
- a CDS encoding YheC/YheD family protein, with the protein MSIQRVTSKWAKTQVLLRSEHLREYMPATELFSKENLLAMLTEYGMVYVKPVNGTFGKGVIRVEQYAAPGRGFRYQIETSVRTFATFDQLYNSLYRYQVGKRYLIQRGIFLLRHQKRRFDIRVMVQKNPQGSWEATGIIGRLAHPAKIVTNYHSGGTPMPFEQLMNGHLSASEQQAYRQRLNKLSLSIVHQLLQAYPRIKEIGVDIAIDTKLRPWILEVNTCPDPFIFRKLPDKSVFKKIYRYAVAYGRYKRK; encoded by the coding sequence TTGTCTATACAGCGCGTTACTAGCAAATGGGCTAAAACGCAGGTGCTCCTGCGCTCCGAACATTTGCGCGAATACATGCCTGCTACCGAGCTGTTCAGCAAAGAAAATCTGCTCGCAATGCTTACCGAGTACGGCATGGTTTATGTGAAACCCGTCAACGGCACCTTTGGAAAAGGAGTCATTCGGGTCGAGCAGTATGCCGCTCCTGGCCGAGGCTTCCGATACCAGATTGAAACCAGCGTTCGCACGTTCGCCACCTTCGACCAATTGTACAACAGCCTTTATCGCTATCAAGTAGGCAAACGCTACCTCATCCAAAGGGGGATTTTCCTGCTTCGCCATCAGAAGCGGCGCTTTGATATCCGCGTAATGGTGCAGAAAAATCCGCAAGGTAGCTGGGAAGCGACAGGCATCATCGGCCGCCTCGCCCATCCCGCAAAAATCGTCACCAACTACCATAGCGGCGGCACGCCAATGCCATTTGAACAGCTTATGAATGGTCATTTGTCAGCATCTGAACAGCAAGCGTATAGACAGCGTTTGAACAAGCTTAGCCTATCCATCGTCCACCAATTGCTTCAGGCTTATCCGCGAATAAAAGAAATCGGTGTCGATATTGCAATCGATACGAAGCTGCGCCCATGGATACTAGAGGTCAATACTTGTCCCGATCCGTTTATTTTTCGCAAGCTTCCCGACAAGTCTGTGTTTAAAAAAATATATCGCTACGCCGTTGCCTATGGCCGGTACAAAAGAAAATAG
- the gyrB gene encoding DNA topoisomerase (ATP-hydrolyzing) subunit B, translated as MSLNPQHTYDESQIQVLEGLEAVRKRPGMYIGSTSSKGLHHLVWEVVDNSIDEALAGYCNQIDVTIHEDNSITVVDNGRGIPVGENAKLKKSTLEVVMTVLHAGGKFGGEGYKVSGGLHGVGVSVVNALSERVVATVKLKGKIHQQAYRRGAPESDIQVIGETSPEDTGTTINFKPDPEIFTETTVYEYDILQSRIRELAFLNKGIQISLTDERTGMTNTFRYEGGLNEFVQFLNRNKEALHEAPIYVEGSKDHIQVELGLQYNDGYSENIYSFANNINTHEGGTHESGFKSALTRVINDYARKTNLLKDNDSNFSGDDVREGLTAIISVKIPEPQFEGQTKTKLGNSEVRGIVESLLAEKLQEFLDENPAVSRKIVEKGLQAARAREAARKARELTRRKSALEVSSLPGKLADCSSKDAAISELYIVEGDSAGGSAKQGRDRHFQAILPLRGKILNVERARLDRILGNAEIRAIITALGTGISEDFDLAKARYHKVIIMTDADVDGAHIRTLLLTFFYRYMRKILEAGYIYIAQPPLYKVERNKVIRYAQNEKERDEIIAEFGQTGKINIQRYKGLGEMDAVQLWETTMDPESRSMLQVTIDDAIEADTIFDTLMGDNVEPRRNFIQQYALSVKNLDI; from the coding sequence ATGTCTTTGAATCCGCAGCATACGTATGACGAGAGTCAGATCCAGGTGCTAGAGGGACTGGAAGCCGTCCGCAAACGCCCTGGTATGTATATTGGCTCCACAAGCAGCAAGGGACTCCACCATCTCGTATGGGAGGTTGTCGATAACAGTATCGACGAGGCGCTTGCTGGCTATTGTAATCAAATTGATGTCACGATTCATGAAGATAACAGCATTACCGTAGTCGACAATGGACGTGGTATCCCTGTCGGCGAGAATGCCAAGCTGAAGAAGTCGACGCTTGAAGTCGTCATGACCGTGCTTCATGCCGGCGGTAAATTTGGCGGAGAAGGCTATAAAGTTTCCGGGGGCTTGCACGGGGTCGGCGTGTCTGTCGTTAATGCTTTGTCGGAGCGTGTAGTAGCAACCGTCAAGCTTAAAGGGAAAATCCATCAGCAGGCATATCGCCGCGGAGCGCCAGAATCAGACATTCAGGTTATCGGAGAGACATCGCCAGAAGATACTGGTACGACGATTAACTTTAAGCCGGATCCAGAGATTTTTACGGAGACGACGGTTTATGAATACGATATTTTGCAGTCCCGGATTCGGGAGCTTGCTTTTCTAAATAAAGGAATTCAAATTTCGTTGACGGATGAGCGTACAGGGATGACCAATACGTTCAGATACGAAGGCGGCCTTAATGAATTCGTCCAGTTTTTGAACCGCAACAAGGAAGCGCTGCATGAAGCGCCGATTTATGTAGAAGGCTCCAAGGATCATATCCAGGTGGAATTAGGCCTCCAGTATAACGACGGCTATAGCGAAAACATTTATTCCTTCGCGAATAATATTAATACCCATGAGGGCGGAACGCATGAGTCCGGCTTCAAAAGTGCGCTCACGCGGGTTATCAATGACTACGCCCGCAAAACGAACTTGCTGAAGGACAATGATTCCAATTTCTCCGGCGATGATGTGCGCGAAGGTTTGACAGCGATTATTTCGGTCAAAATTCCCGAGCCGCAATTCGAAGGACAAACGAAGACAAAGCTAGGCAACAGCGAGGTTCGCGGTATCGTCGAATCGCTGCTTGCAGAGAAGCTTCAGGAGTTTCTCGATGAGAACCCGGCTGTATCCCGCAAAATTGTAGAAAAAGGCCTTCAAGCTGCCAGAGCACGGGAAGCAGCGCGCAAAGCGCGTGAGCTGACGCGCCGTAAGAGTGCGCTTGAAGTCAGCTCGCTGCCAGGTAAGCTGGCAGATTGCTCCTCCAAGGATGCGGCAATTAGCGAGCTGTACATCGTAGAAGGTGACTCGGCTGGTGGTTCGGCTAAGCAAGGCCGTGACCGTCACTTCCAGGCTATTTTGCCGCTGCGTGGTAAAATTCTGAACGTTGAGCGGGCAAGACTCGACCGTATTCTCGGCAATGCGGAGATCCGGGCGATTATTACGGCGCTCGGAACAGGCATCAGCGAGGACTTTGATTTGGCGAAGGCGCGTTATCACAAAGTCATTATTATGACGGATGCCGACGTTGACGGCGCGCATATTCGTACGCTGCTGCTGACGTTCTTCTATCGCTACATGCGCAAAATTCTCGAAGCGGGCTATATTTATATCGCCCAGCCGCCGCTCTATAAAGTCGAGCGCAACAAGGTCATTCGTTATGCGCAGAACGAGAAGGAACGTGATGAAATTATTGCTGAGTTTGGTCAAACCGGCAAAATTAACATCCAGCGCTACAAAGGCTTGGGCGAGATGGATGCTGTCCAGCTTTGGGAAACAACGATGGATCCGGAAAGCCGTTCGATGCTTCAAGTAACGATTGATGACGCCATTGAAGCCGATACGATTTTTGATACGCTGATGGGCGACAACGTTGAACCGCGTCGTAACTTCATCCAGCAGTATGCTTTAAGCGTTAAAAATCTCGATATTTAG
- a CDS encoding extracellular matrix/biofilm biosynthesis regulator RemA family protein, translating to MYIHLGGEKIIRAAELVAIFDISIEQSSKLSKQFVAGARKRKDVETIGEEEPKSIVVTKQKIYYSPISSSTLKKRAHHFVANG from the coding sequence ATGTATATCCATTTGGGCGGCGAGAAAATTATTCGGGCTGCCGAGCTGGTAGCCATTTTCGATATATCCATAGAGCAATCCTCCAAGTTATCCAAGCAGTTCGTTGCAGGCGCTCGCAAGCGCAAGGACGTGGAGACGATTGGCGAAGAGGAGCCGAAATCCATCGTTGTGACGAAGCAGAAAATCTATTATTCGCCAATTTCATCCTCCACCTTGAAGAAGCGGGCTCATCATTTTGTAGCGAATGGCTGA
- the recF gene encoding DNA replication/repair protein RecF, which translates to MFLKNIHLQNYRNYGQLELETSNQVNLFVGPNAQGKTNLLEAIFALALTKSHRTSKDKELIGWEADSARLQGMVDKRYGTAQLELLLSTQGKKAKINGLEQRKLSNFIGSLNVVMFAPEDLEIVKGTPGVRRRFLDMEIGQVQPGYLHTLQQYGKVLVQRNNYLKSASPASMQQTMLDVWNTQLAELGVKIMKKREHFIHKLQRWAEQIHSGITAGSEQLTITYRPSLGSGEPEDESVLFEQFMIKLTQVKEQEIRRGMSLVGPHRDDLAFFINGKEASVYGSQGQQRTTALSLKLAEIELIAEEIGEYPLLLLDDVLSELDQHRQTQLIETFQSKVQTFITTTGLESVNISKLQDACIYNVREGQVTRG; encoded by the coding sequence GTGTTTTTAAAAAATATTCATTTGCAAAATTACCGCAACTACGGACAGCTTGAGCTGGAGACGAGTAATCAGGTCAATCTGTTCGTCGGTCCGAACGCCCAGGGCAAGACGAATTTGCTGGAAGCGATATTTGCGCTTGCCCTCACCAAATCGCACCGCACGTCCAAGGACAAGGAGCTGATTGGCTGGGAAGCGGATTCGGCTCGCCTGCAAGGCATGGTAGATAAGCGCTATGGTACGGCGCAGCTTGAGCTGCTGCTGTCGACGCAGGGGAAGAAAGCGAAAATTAACGGGCTCGAGCAGCGCAAGCTGAGCAACTTTATCGGGTCGCTGAATGTGGTCATGTTCGCGCCAGAGGATCTCGAAATTGTAAAAGGCACGCCGGGTGTACGCAGACGGTTTCTGGATATGGAAATCGGTCAAGTGCAGCCCGGTTATTTGCATACCCTTCAGCAATACGGCAAGGTGCTTGTACAGCGCAATAACTACCTGAAGTCTGCATCCCCCGCCTCCATGCAGCAGACGATGCTGGATGTATGGAATACGCAGCTCGCCGAGCTAGGTGTTAAAATTATGAAAAAAAGGGAACACTTCATACATAAACTGCAGCGCTGGGCTGAGCAGATCCATTCTGGCATTACGGCTGGCAGCGAACAGCTCACGATTACCTACCGTCCATCGCTTGGCAGCGGCGAGCCGGAAGATGAATCTGTTTTATTTGAGCAATTTATGATAAAGTTAACACAAGTGAAAGAGCAGGAGATTCGCAGAGGGATGTCGCTCGTCGGGCCTCATCGCGATGATTTGGCCTTTTTTATTAACGGCAAAGAGGCATCTGTATATGGTTCCCAGGGACAGCAGCGCACAACCGCACTCTCGCTAAAGCTGGCAGAAATTGAGCTGATTGCTGAGGAGATTGGGGAATATCCGCTGCTGCTTCTTGATGATGTTCTGTCTGAGCTTGACCAGCACCGGCAGACGCAGCTCATAGAAACATTTCAGAGCAAGGTGCAGACGTTCATCACGACAACCGGGCTTGAGAGCGTCAATATTAGCAAGCTGCAGGACGCTTGTATCTATAATGTGCGTGAAGGCCAAGTGACGCGCGGATAA
- the yaaA gene encoding S4 domain-containing protein YaaA produces MKEVAIRTEYIPLGQFLKLSDCISTGGQAKFFLQENKITINGETDNRRGRKLYVGDRVEVEGFGVFTVTGS; encoded by the coding sequence ATGAAGGAAGTTGCCATTCGCACCGAATATATTCCGTTGGGGCAGTTTTTAAAGCTATCGGATTGTATATCCACAGGTGGACAAGCTAAATTTTTTCTGCAGGAGAACAAGATTACGATCAACGGCGAGACGGATAACAGACGTGGACGCAAGCTGTATGTCGGGGACCGTGTCGAAGTAGAAGGCTTCGGCGTCTTTACTGTTACCGGTTCATAA
- the dnaN gene encoding DNA polymerase III subunit beta gives MKLTISKNELNDAIQQVAKAISSRPAIPILGGIKIDVTHQGVTLTASDTEISIQSFIPVERDNLFIAHVDKPGSVVLPAKFFVEIIKKLPSDNVEIQVGAQFQTMIRSGSSDIQMVGLDPEEFPILPSIEENGLFQMPGDLLKTMIRQTVLAASTNEQTAVLTGVLWTLNNQQLKFIATDRHRLASRNAHTETDPEYRFSNVIIAAKTLVELSKLVPEQNALVDIVVADNQVMFKLGNVLFYTRMLDGMYPDTSKIIPQTYKTELVVDTKNLMDAIDRAYLMSREEKTNIVRLITLDDNSIEISSSSTELGRVTEQIDAKKFEGEPLRISFNSKFMLDVLKVIDSEQIFIGFTGAMSPIIIKPTDHSYNMYVILPYRTTT, from the coding sequence ATGAAATTAACGATTTCAAAAAATGAACTAAACGATGCGATCCAGCAGGTAGCGAAAGCAATCTCCTCCAGACCAGCCATCCCGATTCTCGGTGGAATCAAAATAGATGTTACCCATCAAGGTGTAACCTTAACGGCAAGCGATACTGAAATATCTATTCAAAGTTTCATCCCGGTAGAACGCGATAATTTATTTATTGCACATGTGGATAAACCGGGAAGCGTCGTTCTCCCTGCTAAATTTTTTGTCGAGATTATTAAAAAGCTGCCTTCCGATAATGTTGAAATTCAGGTTGGCGCTCAGTTCCAGACGATGATCCGCTCCGGCTCCTCCGACATCCAAATGGTCGGTCTTGATCCTGAGGAATTTCCAATTTTGCCGTCTATTGAAGAAAATGGCTTATTTCAAATGCCAGGCGATTTGTTGAAAACGATGATCCGCCAAACGGTATTAGCCGCTTCCACCAATGAGCAAACCGCGGTATTGACCGGCGTATTATGGACGCTGAACAATCAACAGCTGAAATTTATAGCAACGGATCGCCACCGTCTGGCAAGCCGCAATGCGCATACCGAAACCGATCCGGAATATCGATTCTCCAATGTCATTATCGCCGCAAAAACGCTGGTCGAGCTGTCAAAGCTTGTCCCTGAGCAAAATGCCCTCGTGGATATTGTCGTCGCCGACAACCAGGTCATGTTTAAGCTTGGAAATGTACTGTTCTATACACGTATGCTTGATGGCATGTACCCGGATACTTCCAAGATTATTCCGCAGACGTACAAAACAGAACTTGTCGTCGATACCAAAAATTTAATGGATGCAATCGACCGCGCTTACTTGATGTCGCGTGAAGAGAAGACGAATATTGTGCGTCTGATTACGCTTGATGACAATTCGATCGAGATTTCTTCAAGCTCGACCGAGCTTGGCCGCGTAACCGAGCAGATCGATGCCAAGAAATTTGAAGGCGAGCCGCTGCGCATTTCTTTCAACTCCAAGTTCATGCTCGATGTGCTCAAAGTAATTGACAGCGAGCAAATTTTCATTGGCTTTACAGGTGCTATGAGCCCGATTATCATTAAGCCGACCGATCATTCGTACAACATGTACGTAATTTTGCCTTACCGGACAACAACGTAG
- the dnaA gene encoding chromosomal replication initiator protein DnaA, producing the protein MDSHAYDIWQQVLSIIQTKLSKPSFDTWFKATKASFVNDTLLEVTAPTTFAAEWLEGRYTKLIRTTLFEFLGRQVDVRFSIEEARSSEPAAMMPPRAMDVPVVQEESHTHVLNSKYTFETFVIGANNRFAHAASLAVAEAPAKAYNPLFLYGGVGLGKTHLMHAIGHYIKDHNPNTKIMYISSEKFTNEFINAIRDNRGESFRNKYRNIDVLLIDDIQFLAGKDGTQEEFFHTFNALHEERKQIVISSDRTPKEIPTLEERLRSRFEWGLITDIQAPDLETRIAILRKKAKAENLDIPNEAMVYIANQIDTNIRELEGALIRVVAYSSLINQDISSHLAAEALKDIIPSSRPKLITINEIQQKVGEFYGLRLEEFKARKRTKAVAYPRQIAMYLSRELTDHSLPKIGEAFGGRDHTTVIHAHEKITQQLKIDQDLYKILQNLTEKIKNHT; encoded by the coding sequence GTGGACAGCCATGCTTATGATATATGGCAGCAAGTGTTGTCAATTATTCAGACGAAGCTGAGCAAGCCAAGTTTTGATACTTGGTTTAAGGCTACTAAAGCTTCGTTCGTGAATGATACTTTGCTTGAAGTTACGGCACCGACAACATTTGCAGCTGAATGGCTGGAAGGCCGTTATACAAAATTAATTCGCACAACCCTGTTTGAATTTCTAGGCAGACAGGTCGATGTGCGTTTTTCCATTGAAGAGGCTCGAAGCTCTGAGCCGGCAGCTATGATGCCGCCCAGGGCAATGGATGTGCCCGTCGTACAGGAAGAAAGCCACACGCATGTGCTGAACTCCAAATATACGTTCGAGACATTCGTTATCGGTGCCAACAATCGCTTTGCCCATGCGGCATCGCTTGCGGTAGCCGAGGCACCGGCCAAAGCTTATAATCCGTTGTTTCTCTACGGCGGCGTTGGCCTTGGAAAAACGCATTTGATGCATGCGATCGGCCACTATATTAAGGATCACAACCCCAATACGAAGATCATGTACATTTCGTCGGAGAAATTCACCAATGAATTTATTAACGCGATTCGTGACAACCGTGGGGAAAGCTTTCGCAATAAATACCGGAATATCGACGTTTTGCTTATTGACGATATTCAATTTTTGGCTGGAAAAGACGGGACGCAGGAGGAGTTTTTCCATACCTTCAATGCGCTTCATGAAGAACGCAAGCAGATCGTCATCTCCAGCGACCGCACGCCGAAGGAAATTCCGACCCTGGAGGAACGCCTTCGTTCCCGCTTTGAATGGGGCTTAATTACCGACATCCAAGCGCCTGACCTGGAGACGCGAATTGCCATTTTGCGCAAGAAGGCCAAGGCCGAAAATCTCGATATTCCCAATGAAGCGATGGTTTATATCGCTAACCAGATCGATACGAATATTCGTGAGCTGGAAGGCGCCCTGATCAGGGTTGTCGCCTATTCCTCGCTCATTAATCAGGATATTTCCTCCCATTTGGCAGCCGAAGCGCTGAAGGATATTATTCCTTCAAGCCGGCCGAAGCTGATTACCATCAACGAGATCCAGCAGAAAGTCGGGGAGTTTTATGGATTGCGGCTTGAGGAGTTTAAAGCGCGCAAACGGACGAAAGCTGTGGCTTATCCGCGGCAAATCGCCATGTACCTCTCTCGCGAGCTGACGGACCACTCGCTGCCGAAGATTGGCGAAGCATTTGGCGGACGGGACCATACGACGGTCATTCATGCCCATGAGAAAATTACGCAGCAGCTTAAAATTGATCAGGACTTGTACAAAATTTTGCAAAACCTGACTGAAAAAATCAAAAATCATACGTAA